In Perca fluviatilis chromosome 3, GENO_Pfluv_1.0, whole genome shotgun sequence, the following proteins share a genomic window:
- the rasa3 gene encoding ras GTPase-activating protein 3 isoform X2 — translation MAVEEEGLRVFQSVKIKIGEAKNIPPYPGPNRMRDCYCTVNLDQEEVFRTKIIEKSLCPFYGEDFYCEIPRSFRHLSFYIFDRDVFRRDSSIGKVAVKKEDLQKYHGKDTWFQLQPVSADSEVQGKVHLELRLSEVITDSGAINHKLATRVLECQGLPIVNGQCDPYAAVSLLGPSRSEAKKTKVKRKTNNPQFEEVFYFEVTRPLSYTKRQFDVEEEDVDKLALRVDLWNASNLKFGDEFLGGVRVPLRVLGQAGVHDAWYFLQPRENGGKSVKVEELGSLRLNIVYTEDHVFPSEHYTPLRDLLLHSANVEPVSASTAHTLGEVCREKQEAAIPLVRLFLHYGKIVPFISAIAHAEVNRTQDPNTIFRGNSLTSKCIDETMKLAGMHYLQVTLKPIIDEICTEHKSCEIDPVKLKESENLDTNRENLRQYVDRIFNVITTSGVRCPTVMCDIFFSLRESAATRFQVDQDVRYTAVSSFIFLRFFAPAILSPNLFHLRPHHPDPATSRTLTLISKTIQTLGSLAKSKSANFKESYMAAFYDYFNEQKYADAVKNFLDLISTSGKWDQKSIETPIMLKEGSVKLTIKRVDGKGSKGTKGRFMIKRAQGRNRFGMKNFKKRWFRLTNHEFTYHKTKGEGALCSIPIENILAVERLEEESFKMKNMFQVIQPERALYIQANNCVEARDWIDILTKVSQCNRKRLSTYHPSAYLNGHWLCCKLSADAAPGCTPCTGLPANIQLDVDGDRETERIYSLFSTYMTKLIKMQEACGSKSVYDGPEQEEYSSFVIDDPQETYKTLKLIVSAVQTLEHQHTKYKRDKFKKTKIGSQEHPIGDKSFQCYVRQQSESSTYSI, via the exons GAGAAGCAAAAAACATCCCTCCATACCCGGGGCCAAACAGGATGAGGGACTGCTACTGCACCGTCAACCTGGACCAAGAAGAGGTCTTCAGGACCAAGATCATCGAGAAGTCCCTTTG TCCGTTCTACGGGGAGGACTTTTACTGCGAGATCCCACGTAGCTTCAGACATCTCTCCTTCTACATCTTCGACAGGGACGTCTTCAGGAGGGACTCCAGTATCG gcaagGTTGCAGTGAAGAAAGAGGACCTGCAGAAATATCACGGCAAAGACACCTGGTTCCAGCTACAACCTGTCAGCGCTGACTCAGAAGTGCAG GGAAAAGTGCATCTGGAGCTGCGTCTAAGTGAAGTCATCACAGACAGTGGAGCCATCAACCATAAACTAGCCACACG AGTGTTGGAGTGCCAAGGTCTTCCAATCGTCAACGGCCAATGTGATCCCTACGCTGCTGTCTCCTTACTTGGACCTTCAAG GTCAGAAGCTAAGAAGACCAAAGTGAAGAGGAAAACCAACAATCCACAGTTTGAGGAGGTTTTCTATTTTGAG GTGACGCGGCCGTTAAGCTACACAAAGCGGCAGTTTGATGTTGAAGAAGAGGATGTTGATAAGCTGGCACTGAG GGTGGATCTGTGGAACGCCAGCAACCTGAAGTTCGGGGATGAGTTCCTGGGAGGTGTGCGAGTTCCTCTGCGAGTGCTGGGTCAGGCTGGTGTCCACGACGCATG gtACTTTCTTCAGCCCAGGGAAAACGGAGGGAAGTCAGTTAAGGTGGAAGAGCTCGGCTCTCTGCGTCTGAACATCGTTTACACTGAGGACCACGTCTTCCCCTCCGAACACTACACTCCCCTCAGAGATCTACTGCTGCACTCTGCTAACGTAGAG CCCGTGTCGGCGTCCACAGCTCACACTCTGGGGGAGGTGTGTCGAGAGAAACAAGAAGCCGCCATTCCCCTCGTGCGTCTGTTTCTTCACTACGGCAAGATTGTGCCTTTCATCAGCGCCATCGCTCACGCCGAAGTCAACCGCACACA AGATCCCAACACCATTTTCCGGGGAAACTCACTGACTTCCAAGTGCATTGATGAGACAATGAAGCTGGCAGGAATGCACTATCTGCAAGTCACACTCAAACCCATCATAGATGAG ATCTGCACAGAACACAAATCCTGTGAAATCGACCCAGTCAAGCTCAAAGAGTCGGAGAACCTGGATACGAACAGG GAAAACCTTCGTCAGTATGTGGACCGTATCTTCAATGTTATCACCACCTCTGGTGTTCGTTGCCCCACCGTCATGTGCGATATCTTCTTCTCTTTGAGAGAGTCCGCTGCCACGCGTTTCCAAG TTGACCAAGATGTCCGATACACAGCAGTGAGCAGTTTTATTTTCCTGCGTTTCTTCGCTCCAGCCATCCTCTCCCCAAACTTGTTCCATCTAAGGCCGCACCATCCA GATCCTGCCACCTCTCGAACCCTCACCCTCATCTCTAAGACTATCCAGACCCTGGGAAGTCTCGCCAAGTCTAAATCT GCCAATTTCAAAGAGTCTTACATGGCTGCATTTTACGACTACTTCAATGAGCAGAAATATGCGGACGCGGTGAAGAAT TTCCTGGATTTGATCTCCACCTCTGGCAAATGGGATCAGAAGAGTATTGAAACACCAATCATGCTGAAAGAGGG GAGTGTAAAACTCACTATAAAGAGGGTTGATGGGAAGGGGTCAAAAGGCACCAAGGGCAG ATTTATGATAAAGAGGGCACAAGGGAGAAACCGGTTTGGAATGAAGAACTTCAAGAAGAGATGGTTTCGCCTCACCAATCACGAGTTTACCTACCACAAAACAAAAG GTGAGGGCGCTCTGTGCAGCATTCCCATAGAGAACATTCTGGCTGTAGAGAGGCTAGAGGAGGAGTCTTTTAAGATGAAAAAT ATGTTCCAGGTTATTCAGCCGGAGCGAGCGCTCTACATCCAGGCCAACAACTGCGTCGAGGCGCGCGACTGGATCGACATCCTGACCAAAGTCAGCCAGTGCAACCGCAAACGCCTTAGCACTTACCATCCTTCAGCCTACCTCAACGGCCACTGGCTCTGCTGCAAGCTCTCAGCAGACGCAGCCCCCGGGTGTACGCCCTGCACTGG TCTCCCAGCAAACATCCAGCTGGACGtagatggagacagagagacagagaggataTATTCCCTGTTCAGCACATACATGACCAAACTGATCAAGATGCAAG AGGCCTGTGGCAGTAAGTCTGTGTACGACGGGCCTGAACAGGAGGAGTACTCCAGCTTTGTCATCGACGACCCCCAGGAGACCTACAAAACCCTGAAACTGATTGTTTCAGCTGTGCAGACCTTGGAGCATCAGCACACCAAGTACAAACGTGACAAGTTCAAGAAGACAAAGATAGGCAGCCA GGAGCATCCGATTGGGGACAAGAGTTTTCAGTGCTACGTCCGCCAGCAGTCTGAGAGCTCCACCTACTCCATCTAG
- the rasa3 gene encoding ras GTPase-activating protein 3 isoform X1, whose protein sequence is MAVEEEGLRVFQSVKIKIGEAKNIPPYPGPNRMRDCYCTVNLDQEEVFRTKIIEKSLCPFYGEDFYCEIPRSFRHLSFYIFDRDVFRRDSSIGKVAVKKEDLQKYHGKDTWFQLQPVSADSEVQGKVHLELRLSEVITDSGAINHKLATRVLECQGLPIVNGQCDPYAAVSLLGPSRSEAKKTKVKRKTNNPQFEEVFYFEVTRPLSYTKRQFDVEEEDVDKLALRVDLWNASNLKFGDEFLGGVRVPLRVLGQAGVHDAWYFLQPRENGGKSVKVEELGSLRLNIVYTEDHVFPSEHYTPLRDLLLHSANVEPVSASTAHTLGEVCREKQEAAIPLVRLFLHYGKIVPFISAIAHAEVNRTQDPNTIFRGNSLTSKCIDETMKLAGMHYLQVTLKPIIDEICTEHKSCEIDPVKLKESENLDTNRENLRQYVDRIFNVITTSGVRCPTVMCDIFFSLRESAATRFQVDQDVRYTAVSSFIFLRFFAPAILSPNLFHLRPHHPDPATSRTLTLISKTIQTLGSLAKSKSANFKESYMAAFYDYFNEQKYADAVKNFLDLISTSGKWDQKSIETPIMLKEGSVKLTIKRVDGKGSKGTKGRFMIKRAQGRNRFGMKNFKKRWFRLTNHEFTYHKTKGEGALCSIPIENILAVERLEEESFKMKNMFQVIQPERALYIQANNCVEARDWIDILTKVSQCNRKRLSTYHPSAYLNGHWLCCKLSADAAPGCTPCTGSLPANIQLDVDGDRETERIYSLFSTYMTKLIKMQEACGSKSVYDGPEQEEYSSFVIDDPQETYKTLKLIVSAVQTLEHQHTKYKRDKFKKTKIGSQEHPIGDKSFQCYVRQQSESSTYSI, encoded by the exons GAGAAGCAAAAAACATCCCTCCATACCCGGGGCCAAACAGGATGAGGGACTGCTACTGCACCGTCAACCTGGACCAAGAAGAGGTCTTCAGGACCAAGATCATCGAGAAGTCCCTTTG TCCGTTCTACGGGGAGGACTTTTACTGCGAGATCCCACGTAGCTTCAGACATCTCTCCTTCTACATCTTCGACAGGGACGTCTTCAGGAGGGACTCCAGTATCG gcaagGTTGCAGTGAAGAAAGAGGACCTGCAGAAATATCACGGCAAAGACACCTGGTTCCAGCTACAACCTGTCAGCGCTGACTCAGAAGTGCAG GGAAAAGTGCATCTGGAGCTGCGTCTAAGTGAAGTCATCACAGACAGTGGAGCCATCAACCATAAACTAGCCACACG AGTGTTGGAGTGCCAAGGTCTTCCAATCGTCAACGGCCAATGTGATCCCTACGCTGCTGTCTCCTTACTTGGACCTTCAAG GTCAGAAGCTAAGAAGACCAAAGTGAAGAGGAAAACCAACAATCCACAGTTTGAGGAGGTTTTCTATTTTGAG GTGACGCGGCCGTTAAGCTACACAAAGCGGCAGTTTGATGTTGAAGAAGAGGATGTTGATAAGCTGGCACTGAG GGTGGATCTGTGGAACGCCAGCAACCTGAAGTTCGGGGATGAGTTCCTGGGAGGTGTGCGAGTTCCTCTGCGAGTGCTGGGTCAGGCTGGTGTCCACGACGCATG gtACTTTCTTCAGCCCAGGGAAAACGGAGGGAAGTCAGTTAAGGTGGAAGAGCTCGGCTCTCTGCGTCTGAACATCGTTTACACTGAGGACCACGTCTTCCCCTCCGAACACTACACTCCCCTCAGAGATCTACTGCTGCACTCTGCTAACGTAGAG CCCGTGTCGGCGTCCACAGCTCACACTCTGGGGGAGGTGTGTCGAGAGAAACAAGAAGCCGCCATTCCCCTCGTGCGTCTGTTTCTTCACTACGGCAAGATTGTGCCTTTCATCAGCGCCATCGCTCACGCCGAAGTCAACCGCACACA AGATCCCAACACCATTTTCCGGGGAAACTCACTGACTTCCAAGTGCATTGATGAGACAATGAAGCTGGCAGGAATGCACTATCTGCAAGTCACACTCAAACCCATCATAGATGAG ATCTGCACAGAACACAAATCCTGTGAAATCGACCCAGTCAAGCTCAAAGAGTCGGAGAACCTGGATACGAACAGG GAAAACCTTCGTCAGTATGTGGACCGTATCTTCAATGTTATCACCACCTCTGGTGTTCGTTGCCCCACCGTCATGTGCGATATCTTCTTCTCTTTGAGAGAGTCCGCTGCCACGCGTTTCCAAG TTGACCAAGATGTCCGATACACAGCAGTGAGCAGTTTTATTTTCCTGCGTTTCTTCGCTCCAGCCATCCTCTCCCCAAACTTGTTCCATCTAAGGCCGCACCATCCA GATCCTGCCACCTCTCGAACCCTCACCCTCATCTCTAAGACTATCCAGACCCTGGGAAGTCTCGCCAAGTCTAAATCT GCCAATTTCAAAGAGTCTTACATGGCTGCATTTTACGACTACTTCAATGAGCAGAAATATGCGGACGCGGTGAAGAAT TTCCTGGATTTGATCTCCACCTCTGGCAAATGGGATCAGAAGAGTATTGAAACACCAATCATGCTGAAAGAGGG GAGTGTAAAACTCACTATAAAGAGGGTTGATGGGAAGGGGTCAAAAGGCACCAAGGGCAG ATTTATGATAAAGAGGGCACAAGGGAGAAACCGGTTTGGAATGAAGAACTTCAAGAAGAGATGGTTTCGCCTCACCAATCACGAGTTTACCTACCACAAAACAAAAG GTGAGGGCGCTCTGTGCAGCATTCCCATAGAGAACATTCTGGCTGTAGAGAGGCTAGAGGAGGAGTCTTTTAAGATGAAAAAT ATGTTCCAGGTTATTCAGCCGGAGCGAGCGCTCTACATCCAGGCCAACAACTGCGTCGAGGCGCGCGACTGGATCGACATCCTGACCAAAGTCAGCCAGTGCAACCGCAAACGCCTTAGCACTTACCATCCTTCAGCCTACCTCAACGGCCACTGGCTCTGCTGCAAGCTCTCAGCAGACGCAGCCCCCGGGTGTACGCCCTGCACTGG CAGTCTCCCAGCAAACATCCAGCTGGACGtagatggagacagagagacagagaggataTATTCCCTGTTCAGCACATACATGACCAAACTGATCAAGATGCAAG AGGCCTGTGGCAGTAAGTCTGTGTACGACGGGCCTGAACAGGAGGAGTACTCCAGCTTTGTCATCGACGACCCCCAGGAGACCTACAAAACCCTGAAACTGATTGTTTCAGCTGTGCAGACCTTGGAGCATCAGCACACCAAGTACAAACGTGACAAGTTCAAGAAGACAAAGATAGGCAGCCA GGAGCATCCGATTGGGGACAAGAGTTTTCAGTGCTACGTCCGCCAGCAGTCTGAGAGCTCCACCTACTCCATCTAG
- the rasa3 gene encoding ras GTPase-activating protein 3 isoform X4 — protein sequence MRDCYCTVNLDQEEVFRTKIIEKSLCPFYGEDFYCEIPRSFRHLSFYIFDRDVFRRDSSIGKVAVKKEDLQKYHGKDTWFQLQPVSADSEVQGKVHLELRLSEVITDSGAINHKLATRVLECQGLPIVNGQCDPYAAVSLLGPSRSEAKKTKVKRKTNNPQFEEVFYFEVTRPLSYTKRQFDVEEEDVDKLALRVDLWNASNLKFGDEFLGGVRVPLRVLGQAGVHDAWYFLQPRENGGKSVKVEELGSLRLNIVYTEDHVFPSEHYTPLRDLLLHSANVEPVSASTAHTLGEVCREKQEAAIPLVRLFLHYGKIVPFISAIAHAEVNRTQDPNTIFRGNSLTSKCIDETMKLAGMHYLQVTLKPIIDEICTEHKSCEIDPVKLKESENLDTNRENLRQYVDRIFNVITTSGVRCPTVMCDIFFSLRESAATRFQVDQDVRYTAVSSFIFLRFFAPAILSPNLFHLRPHHPDPATSRTLTLISKTIQTLGSLAKSKSANFKESYMAAFYDYFNEQKYADAVKNFLDLISTSGKWDQKSIETPIMLKEGSVKLTIKRVDGKGSKGTKGRFMIKRAQGRNRFGMKNFKKRWFRLTNHEFTYHKTKGEGALCSIPIENILAVERLEEESFKMKNMFQVIQPERALYIQANNCVEARDWIDILTKVSQCNRKRLSTYHPSAYLNGHWLCCKLSADAAPGCTPCTGSLPANIQLDVDGDRETERIYSLFSTYMTKLIKMQEACGSKSVYDGPEQEEYSSFVIDDPQETYKTLKLIVSAVQTLEHQHTKYKRDKFKKTKIGSQEHPIGDKSFQCYVRQQSESSTYSI from the exons ATGAGGGACTGCTACTGCACCGTCAACCTGGACCAAGAAGAGGTCTTCAGGACCAAGATCATCGAGAAGTCCCTTTG TCCGTTCTACGGGGAGGACTTTTACTGCGAGATCCCACGTAGCTTCAGACATCTCTCCTTCTACATCTTCGACAGGGACGTCTTCAGGAGGGACTCCAGTATCG gcaagGTTGCAGTGAAGAAAGAGGACCTGCAGAAATATCACGGCAAAGACACCTGGTTCCAGCTACAACCTGTCAGCGCTGACTCAGAAGTGCAG GGAAAAGTGCATCTGGAGCTGCGTCTAAGTGAAGTCATCACAGACAGTGGAGCCATCAACCATAAACTAGCCACACG AGTGTTGGAGTGCCAAGGTCTTCCAATCGTCAACGGCCAATGTGATCCCTACGCTGCTGTCTCCTTACTTGGACCTTCAAG GTCAGAAGCTAAGAAGACCAAAGTGAAGAGGAAAACCAACAATCCACAGTTTGAGGAGGTTTTCTATTTTGAG GTGACGCGGCCGTTAAGCTACACAAAGCGGCAGTTTGATGTTGAAGAAGAGGATGTTGATAAGCTGGCACTGAG GGTGGATCTGTGGAACGCCAGCAACCTGAAGTTCGGGGATGAGTTCCTGGGAGGTGTGCGAGTTCCTCTGCGAGTGCTGGGTCAGGCTGGTGTCCACGACGCATG gtACTTTCTTCAGCCCAGGGAAAACGGAGGGAAGTCAGTTAAGGTGGAAGAGCTCGGCTCTCTGCGTCTGAACATCGTTTACACTGAGGACCACGTCTTCCCCTCCGAACACTACACTCCCCTCAGAGATCTACTGCTGCACTCTGCTAACGTAGAG CCCGTGTCGGCGTCCACAGCTCACACTCTGGGGGAGGTGTGTCGAGAGAAACAAGAAGCCGCCATTCCCCTCGTGCGTCTGTTTCTTCACTACGGCAAGATTGTGCCTTTCATCAGCGCCATCGCTCACGCCGAAGTCAACCGCACACA AGATCCCAACACCATTTTCCGGGGAAACTCACTGACTTCCAAGTGCATTGATGAGACAATGAAGCTGGCAGGAATGCACTATCTGCAAGTCACACTCAAACCCATCATAGATGAG ATCTGCACAGAACACAAATCCTGTGAAATCGACCCAGTCAAGCTCAAAGAGTCGGAGAACCTGGATACGAACAGG GAAAACCTTCGTCAGTATGTGGACCGTATCTTCAATGTTATCACCACCTCTGGTGTTCGTTGCCCCACCGTCATGTGCGATATCTTCTTCTCTTTGAGAGAGTCCGCTGCCACGCGTTTCCAAG TTGACCAAGATGTCCGATACACAGCAGTGAGCAGTTTTATTTTCCTGCGTTTCTTCGCTCCAGCCATCCTCTCCCCAAACTTGTTCCATCTAAGGCCGCACCATCCA GATCCTGCCACCTCTCGAACCCTCACCCTCATCTCTAAGACTATCCAGACCCTGGGAAGTCTCGCCAAGTCTAAATCT GCCAATTTCAAAGAGTCTTACATGGCTGCATTTTACGACTACTTCAATGAGCAGAAATATGCGGACGCGGTGAAGAAT TTCCTGGATTTGATCTCCACCTCTGGCAAATGGGATCAGAAGAGTATTGAAACACCAATCATGCTGAAAGAGGG GAGTGTAAAACTCACTATAAAGAGGGTTGATGGGAAGGGGTCAAAAGGCACCAAGGGCAG ATTTATGATAAAGAGGGCACAAGGGAGAAACCGGTTTGGAATGAAGAACTTCAAGAAGAGATGGTTTCGCCTCACCAATCACGAGTTTACCTACCACAAAACAAAAG GTGAGGGCGCTCTGTGCAGCATTCCCATAGAGAACATTCTGGCTGTAGAGAGGCTAGAGGAGGAGTCTTTTAAGATGAAAAAT ATGTTCCAGGTTATTCAGCCGGAGCGAGCGCTCTACATCCAGGCCAACAACTGCGTCGAGGCGCGCGACTGGATCGACATCCTGACCAAAGTCAGCCAGTGCAACCGCAAACGCCTTAGCACTTACCATCCTTCAGCCTACCTCAACGGCCACTGGCTCTGCTGCAAGCTCTCAGCAGACGCAGCCCCCGGGTGTACGCCCTGCACTGG CAGTCTCCCAGCAAACATCCAGCTGGACGtagatggagacagagagacagagaggataTATTCCCTGTTCAGCACATACATGACCAAACTGATCAAGATGCAAG AGGCCTGTGGCAGTAAGTCTGTGTACGACGGGCCTGAACAGGAGGAGTACTCCAGCTTTGTCATCGACGACCCCCAGGAGACCTACAAAACCCTGAAACTGATTGTTTCAGCTGTGCAGACCTTGGAGCATCAGCACACCAAGTACAAACGTGACAAGTTCAAGAAGACAAAGATAGGCAGCCA GGAGCATCCGATTGGGGACAAGAGTTTTCAGTGCTACGTCCGCCAGCAGTCTGAGAGCTCCACCTACTCCATCTAG
- the rasa3 gene encoding ras GTPase-activating protein 3 isoform X3 yields the protein MAVEEEGLRVFQSVKIKIGEAKNIPPYPGPNRMRDCYCTVNLDQEEVFRTKIIEKSLCPFYGEDFYCEIPRSFRHLSFYIFDRDVFRRDSSIGKVAVKKEDLQKYHGKDTWFQLQPVSADSEVQGKVHLELRLSEVITDSGAINHKLATRVLECQGLPIVNGQCDPYAAVSLLGPSRSEAKKTKVKRKTNNPQFEEVFYFEVTRPLSYTKRQFDVEEEDVDKLALRVDLWNASNLKFGDEFLGGVRVPLRVLGQAGVHDAWYFLQPRENGGKSVKVEELGSLRLNIVYTEDHVFPSEHYTPLRDLLLHSANVEPVSASTAHTLGEVCREKQEAAIPLVRLFLHYGKIVPFISAIAHAEVNRTQDPNTIFRGNSLTSKCIDETMKLAGMHYLQVTLKPIIDEICTEHKSCEIDPVKLKESENLDTNRENLRQYVDRIFNVITTSGVRCPTVMCDIFFSLRESAATRFQVDQDVRYTAVSSFIFLRFFAPAILSPNLFHLRPHHPDPATSRTLTLISKTIQTLGSLAKSKSANFKESYMAAFYDYFNEQKYADAVKNFLDLISTSGKWDQKSIETPIMLKEGFMIKRAQGRNRFGMKNFKKRWFRLTNHEFTYHKTKGEGALCSIPIENILAVERLEEESFKMKNMFQVIQPERALYIQANNCVEARDWIDILTKVSQCNRKRLSTYHPSAYLNGHWLCCKLSADAAPGCTPCTGSLPANIQLDVDGDRETERIYSLFSTYMTKLIKMQEACGSKSVYDGPEQEEYSSFVIDDPQETYKTLKLIVSAVQTLEHQHTKYKRDKFKKTKIGSQEHPIGDKSFQCYVRQQSESSTYSI from the exons GAGAAGCAAAAAACATCCCTCCATACCCGGGGCCAAACAGGATGAGGGACTGCTACTGCACCGTCAACCTGGACCAAGAAGAGGTCTTCAGGACCAAGATCATCGAGAAGTCCCTTTG TCCGTTCTACGGGGAGGACTTTTACTGCGAGATCCCACGTAGCTTCAGACATCTCTCCTTCTACATCTTCGACAGGGACGTCTTCAGGAGGGACTCCAGTATCG gcaagGTTGCAGTGAAGAAAGAGGACCTGCAGAAATATCACGGCAAAGACACCTGGTTCCAGCTACAACCTGTCAGCGCTGACTCAGAAGTGCAG GGAAAAGTGCATCTGGAGCTGCGTCTAAGTGAAGTCATCACAGACAGTGGAGCCATCAACCATAAACTAGCCACACG AGTGTTGGAGTGCCAAGGTCTTCCAATCGTCAACGGCCAATGTGATCCCTACGCTGCTGTCTCCTTACTTGGACCTTCAAG GTCAGAAGCTAAGAAGACCAAAGTGAAGAGGAAAACCAACAATCCACAGTTTGAGGAGGTTTTCTATTTTGAG GTGACGCGGCCGTTAAGCTACACAAAGCGGCAGTTTGATGTTGAAGAAGAGGATGTTGATAAGCTGGCACTGAG GGTGGATCTGTGGAACGCCAGCAACCTGAAGTTCGGGGATGAGTTCCTGGGAGGTGTGCGAGTTCCTCTGCGAGTGCTGGGTCAGGCTGGTGTCCACGACGCATG gtACTTTCTTCAGCCCAGGGAAAACGGAGGGAAGTCAGTTAAGGTGGAAGAGCTCGGCTCTCTGCGTCTGAACATCGTTTACACTGAGGACCACGTCTTCCCCTCCGAACACTACACTCCCCTCAGAGATCTACTGCTGCACTCTGCTAACGTAGAG CCCGTGTCGGCGTCCACAGCTCACACTCTGGGGGAGGTGTGTCGAGAGAAACAAGAAGCCGCCATTCCCCTCGTGCGTCTGTTTCTTCACTACGGCAAGATTGTGCCTTTCATCAGCGCCATCGCTCACGCCGAAGTCAACCGCACACA AGATCCCAACACCATTTTCCGGGGAAACTCACTGACTTCCAAGTGCATTGATGAGACAATGAAGCTGGCAGGAATGCACTATCTGCAAGTCACACTCAAACCCATCATAGATGAG ATCTGCACAGAACACAAATCCTGTGAAATCGACCCAGTCAAGCTCAAAGAGTCGGAGAACCTGGATACGAACAGG GAAAACCTTCGTCAGTATGTGGACCGTATCTTCAATGTTATCACCACCTCTGGTGTTCGTTGCCCCACCGTCATGTGCGATATCTTCTTCTCTTTGAGAGAGTCCGCTGCCACGCGTTTCCAAG TTGACCAAGATGTCCGATACACAGCAGTGAGCAGTTTTATTTTCCTGCGTTTCTTCGCTCCAGCCATCCTCTCCCCAAACTTGTTCCATCTAAGGCCGCACCATCCA GATCCTGCCACCTCTCGAACCCTCACCCTCATCTCTAAGACTATCCAGACCCTGGGAAGTCTCGCCAAGTCTAAATCT GCCAATTTCAAAGAGTCTTACATGGCTGCATTTTACGACTACTTCAATGAGCAGAAATATGCGGACGCGGTGAAGAAT TTCCTGGATTTGATCTCCACCTCTGGCAAATGGGATCAGAAGAGTATTGAAACACCAATCATGCTGAAAGAGGG ATTTATGATAAAGAGGGCACAAGGGAGAAACCGGTTTGGAATGAAGAACTTCAAGAAGAGATGGTTTCGCCTCACCAATCACGAGTTTACCTACCACAAAACAAAAG GTGAGGGCGCTCTGTGCAGCATTCCCATAGAGAACATTCTGGCTGTAGAGAGGCTAGAGGAGGAGTCTTTTAAGATGAAAAAT ATGTTCCAGGTTATTCAGCCGGAGCGAGCGCTCTACATCCAGGCCAACAACTGCGTCGAGGCGCGCGACTGGATCGACATCCTGACCAAAGTCAGCCAGTGCAACCGCAAACGCCTTAGCACTTACCATCCTTCAGCCTACCTCAACGGCCACTGGCTCTGCTGCAAGCTCTCAGCAGACGCAGCCCCCGGGTGTACGCCCTGCACTGG CAGTCTCCCAGCAAACATCCAGCTGGACGtagatggagacagagagacagagaggataTATTCCCTGTTCAGCACATACATGACCAAACTGATCAAGATGCAAG AGGCCTGTGGCAGTAAGTCTGTGTACGACGGGCCTGAACAGGAGGAGTACTCCAGCTTTGTCATCGACGACCCCCAGGAGACCTACAAAACCCTGAAACTGATTGTTTCAGCTGTGCAGACCTTGGAGCATCAGCACACCAAGTACAAACGTGACAAGTTCAAGAAGACAAAGATAGGCAGCCA GGAGCATCCGATTGGGGACAAGAGTTTTCAGTGCTACGTCCGCCAGCAGTCTGAGAGCTCCACCTACTCCATCTAG